The window CCCGTCAAAGTGTCCGGAAATAACCGCGCTGCCCTTTTCCCCCGGACGCGATCCAATCTTAAACCACCCGACGTCAACCGTATTGCTTGGAGTCTCCATTTCACCCTTAGAATTAACCCCTACCTGCTGAACGGCGGCATTAACGCCGATTGCGGGTATCGTAAGACGCGCCGGTGACACCGAAGAGGCCTTGGTTACTACTTGGTTTTGAGGTACAGGGCTAACTCGAGTAAGGTGAAAAAGAAACAATAGAGCGAACAGCGCGAAAGTAATTAATAGCAGTGGGCGCCAAGCGTAAACCTTCAATTCCCAGATGATAATCCGCGTTTTCTTAAAACAAAGAAGCCCAAAATTGTAATACCGATGCCGGCCGGAGCGTACCGGTGAATATCGTTCCTACCGGGCACAAACCCAGTATTTGGCAGGAGCGGTCCCCCGACAAGCCTTGATAGCCCAAAAATTCCTATCGAACAATTGTTTCTGGCCGCGATTCGAACCCAAATGGGCTGACCCGCGGGAAGCCCACCTATGGTAGTTGAGAACCCCGTAACGTTGGTACTATATTGCCAATTCCCGTTTGAAAAACCATATTGAATGATAAACGTATCTGTCCCCGAATATGGACCCCAGCTGAGAAAAATACTCGTGGGGCTAACCCTGTTTGAGCTTATGATGATTGGTGTATTTATACCGCTGCTTAGGGGCGGACAATCGGTAGTACCCGAAGAAGAGGTTGATGTTGAACTCGATGAGCTAGAGGCAGCCGCGGAACAGGTCAGACTAATGGTGTTGCCATCCAACGCTACCGTGTGAGCATCCCCCGCTAAAACTCGACCGTTCAAGGTTGCGCCGGTTTGCAAGGCGGTGGTATCGGCAACATCGCCCGTTACAATATTTCCTAAAAACGAAGTGGTCGTACCAAGAGTCGCAGCGCTACCAATCCTCCACCAGACGTTACAAGGGTCGCCGCCGGTGACAGATGAAGCGTTTGATACAATGAGCGTTGAGACTGTTTTAAAAACCCAGACACCCGTCGACCCGGAAAGGGTGAGGTCAGTACCGGCGCCATTAGTCAGCAAGAAGGAACCGGCGGAACAATAAAGACCCGGTATAAGAGAGAGGCCGCGCAGATCTGTTGCATCTGGAGCAATACCAGCAAGACCAGTAGCAGGATTAATACAATTCGCGTCCGCGTTCGCCCCTGCGTTAAGCGTACCATACGCAATTAGTCTGTCGGCCTGAGCCGCTATGGCGCTCGCATCATTCACATGTATCCCGCCTCCCGCTGTAAGTGTAGCTTGGCCAGTAATAGAAACACCCGGACTGACACCCACGGCTCCACTCGCTGTGGTAGTCCCGGTATTGGTCACTTCAAAACCACCAAGAACAGAGTAACCCGATGCCCCACTGAGAGTCGGTGATGTCGCTGCATATGCTTTTGGCGGGGTGAACAAGGCAATGGCCAGAACTACGAGAGGGATGAAAATTAGTGATGCTAAAAATTTCATCCTAAGCAAGCTATTGGCGACTCTTTTTGTTATGAAGTGGATCACAAAATTGTGCTACAAATTTGTAGTATACTTAGTATAGTAATTTATTTTCTACCCCCCCCCGTCAACTAGAGCCTCTTTACGGTGGTGATGAGCAGTGGCACACTTTTTGCTATATAATTCTCTCATGAAAGTTGCGGTTGTTACGGGTTCTGCTAAGGGGCTGGGTGCCGATATTGCCAAAGCGCTGGCTCGCGACGGTTATACTCTGGTTCTCCATTATCACAGTAGCGCAGACGACGCTAAAAAATTACTGGCCGAGATTAGAAAAGCTTCTCCTAAATCAATTATGGTGAAAGCGGATGTTACCGATGAAGACGACGTCGAGAAAATGTTTGGTGAGATTATAAAGAGGCTTGGTAGAGTAGACCTCTTGGTTAACAACGTGGGTAATTTTATTTTCAAAGAATTTGGAAAGACAACAAACGCGCAGTTTCGCGACATGATCGAATCGAATTTATATTCGACACTTTATACTTCACGCGCGATTTTGCCATTGATGCGAAAGCAAAAATCCGGTTTGGTTATTAATATTGGAGCAGTTGGATGTGAACGTTTGATTATTCGGGAAATGTCCACACCATACTTTTTGGGTAAGACCGGGGTTTATGTTTTAACAAAGGTGATGGCGGCTGAAGAAGCCCAAAACGGAATAAGGATAAACATGATTTCACCGGCTTCAATGAAAGCGGATATTTTCGGCAAAAACGATTTTCCTTCCGGCCGTCCGGCGACAGGGGCAGATGTGGTCCGCGCTCTTATGTTCTTGATTTCACCTGAGAATAGTTATATAAATGGTGCCAACATAGAAGTTTCCGGCGGCTTTATACCCGGCTGGTGATATCATATGTCTGTCAT of the bacterium genome contains:
- a CDS encoding class F sortase, with protein sequence MKVYAWRPLLLITFALFALLFLFHLTRVSPVPQNQVVTKASSVSPARLTIPAIGVNAAVQQVGVNSKGEMETPSNTVDVGWFKIGSRPGEKGSAVISGHFDGENGETGVFTNLHKLKKGDKLYIEDGSGTSIAFIVRESRTYAPGYAEEVFSSNDSAHLNLI
- a CDS encoding ice-binding family protein, with protein sequence MKFLASLIFIPLVVLAIALFTPPKAYAATSPTLSGASGYSVLGGFEVTNTGTTTASGAVGVSPGVSITGQATLTAGGGIHVNDASAIAAQADRLIAYGTLNAGANADANCINPATGLAGIAPDATDLRGLSLIPGLYCSAGSFLLTNGAGTDLTLSGSTGVWVFKTVSTLIVSNASSVTGGDPCNVWWRIGSAATLGTTTSFLGNIVTGDVADTTALQTGATLNGRVLAGDAHTVALDGNTISLTCSAAASSSSSSTSTSSSGTTDCPPLSSGINTPIIISSNRVSPTSIFLSWGPYSGTDTFIIQYGFSNGNWQYSTNVTGFSTTIGGLPAGQPIWVRIAARNNCSIGIFGLSRLVGGPLLPNTGFVPGRNDIHRYAPAGIGITILGFFVLRKRGLSSGN
- a CDS encoding SDR family oxidoreductase encodes the protein MKVAVVTGSAKGLGADIAKALARDGYTLVLHYHSSADDAKKLLAEIRKASPKSIMVKADVTDEDDVEKMFGEIIKRLGRVDLLVNNVGNFIFKEFGKTTNAQFRDMIESNLYSTLYTSRAILPLMRKQKSGLVINIGAVGCERLIIREMSTPYFLGKTGVYVLTKVMAAEEAQNGIRINMISPASMKADIFGKNDFPSGRPATGADVVRALMFLISPENSYINGANIEVSGGFIPGW